The Desulforegula conservatrix Mb1Pa region TCCCCATACTCCGCCAAAAGGGTCAGCGTGAGTTCGCCACCACCTATCACTGGATGCTTTCAGCTCGCTCGGCAGCTTGTCCAGATCCCTGTATTTCCTCGCTGTCTTTTCATCCATGCCAGCTTGCAATGCCGAGATTACAAGGCTTTTTCCCGCGCTTAAATTTTTCTTCAATTTCTTCACCTGATTGTCAGTGATCATCCAATGATCCTCCATATCACAACATTGGATAACCGGGTTTGCATTAAGCGGGAATTCTAATTGTCGTCAGGGGGGATTTATAACTGTCGTTGATCATTTTTAGCCTGCCTCTTTTTGTTGTATTCCAGAGCAGCCACAATCTTCCGCAGTTGCTGGCAGTCGCACCATTCAAGCCTCTCGATCCCGAACATTTTCTTTGCTATGCCGTGACCATAGGCCCATTGATATTTGCCATCAGCCAGAAGCGCCCCGATCTTGCCCATCAATGCCGTTTCAGGAGCCTGCCCTTTGACCGACTTGGGCTGGTTCTTTGGCTTTTTGGTCTCAAAACCCTTGGATTTAAGGTGCGTGATGATCTCGTTAAGCTTGGCAACGCTGGCATCTTTGGAAGATTTCAAGCCAAAGCTTGCCAGCATCTCCCGATATGTGTCGTCATCCATTCCAAGCTTGGCCTTTGCAATGTGGATGGTCGCGAGCTTGGCTTTTCTGATATTGTCGTTATTGGTTTTCATGATTTTTCACCTTCGGTGTATTCAAATTCGATGCGGGTGATTTCGGCATCTGCCGAACATCTGTATTTTTTTACAAGCATCGACACGAAATCAGCCGGACTCATTTCAGGGAAGCCCTCAAGGCCACAATCTTCAAGGGCTATCGCGTTCAGAGGCTCTCTCCTTACGCTTTTAATTCTGATAGGCTCACGAAGAGGTTCGATTTTATCCCCCTTTTTCAGCCCCATCGCCTTTCTGACAGGCTGGACCAGATCTCCAGATTTAAGAAACTGCCAGCCAAAGCGCCTGGTAACGGTCTTTGTACCTGCTATTATTTGATCTGTGGTCATTGAGAATGACATATTCCTCATAACCGCCCCTTTACCAGATCGAAATAACCCGGATATCCTTGTTATTGGCTTCAAAATGGCGCTTGAGAGGGCCAAAGCTCGACCAGCAGCAACGAACGATCTGATACTGATTTCTGGAAGCCACATCTGCGGTGTATTTTTTGCCCGCTCCCTTGCACATCATTTTCAGTTCTTTCTCTGGGAATAGATTTTTTGTTCTTATTTGCCAAAAACGCCGTGCTTGCTCTGGAAGCTTTCCGTCCTTATCAGCAAGCCCCCATTCCCCTTTAATCCAGCCATCAACATACACAGCTGTGACGACTCTTTTTTTGATTAGCTTTTGGCATAACTCTACTTTAAACCCATCAATAAGGAGCGATGTTGAACCATGAGGATAATTCATCATGACCTTAATTCTGGCCCAGTCTTCCTTGGTTATTGGCTGGGCTTCGACTTGTGTTTTCTCTTCCATTTAAAGATCCTTTACCTTGCCAGTTATTAAAACAACGTCTGCTGTTTCTTTGCTTGCTCATCGGCAAGCACCTTGCCCATTCTTCTAATCAGAAGATCCGCCTTTTCTGGCGTCATGGAATCCGGGGCTTCAATCTTCACCGCATTTTTAGCAAAGGACAGCAGGTAATTGTTGCTCCAGCCGAGCCTGTCGCGAAGGGATTTGATTTTCTCCCTCTGATCCGGCCAGACGGTTTCATGCTTCATCACAGCTAAATTCATAAGCCTGTGTTCAAGCTCCCGGAATCCGGTTTCATCCAGATCCGTGAGCTTGTTCACGCCAAGCCCGGAAGCAAGTTCATAAACCCGCTCCTGGCTGATTCCCCGCCTTGAAGCGAGAGACCATATACTGTTGAGACTCTTTATTTTGTTTGCCATTTTATCCTCCGGCTGCTCGTCAGATTTTGGGAACCACCCCAAAATGACCGCCAAAAGGCGGTTTCGCTTAACCAATCAAAAAGCCCTATGCCGCCGAAATATCCAGACTAACCGGCTGCCATGCGTCTTCAATTCCGCCGCGTTCGTACACCCTGATATAACTTTTGGTGTCTGCCACCTGAACGCTCTGGCTTATGGCGTCCATTGCCCTGTGCCAGCGCTCGTCTTCAATTCTCAAGCGTCTCAGGCTTAAAA contains the following coding sequences:
- a CDS encoding gp16 family protein, with the protein product MKTNNDNIRKAKLATIHIAKAKLGMDDDTYREMLASFGLKSSKDASVAKLNEIITHLKSKGFETKKPKNQPKSVKGQAPETALMGKIGALLADGKYQWAYGHGIAKKMFGIERLEWCDCQQLRKIVAALEYNKKRQAKNDQRQL
- a CDS encoding ASCH domain-containing protein, whose product is MTTDQIIAGTKTVTRRFGWQFLKSGDLVQPVRKAMGLKKGDKIEPLREPIRIKSVRREPLNAIALEDCGLEGFPEMSPADFVSMLVKKYRCSADAEITRIEFEYTEGEKS